TGAGTTTAATTACAAACCGCAAGAGGAATTAACAGCGTTCAGCCTGGATAGAGTGTTTGACATCCACTTTCCTGCGAGCGCGCTCGATGCTGAACCGCAGAATAAGGCAGGTATCCCCCTCTCTGTTTCTTCACAGTCGCCGGCTGCTCCATCTCAACCGGATCTCCAGTTCGCTCCCATTCCTCGCGTCGCTGCACTTCGACGCGGACTCATTCGTCAGGGAACAGAGGTTGCGCAATATTACGAACCCGCTTTTCGCACAGGTGTAAAGGAGCTCAAGAAACCTGCCGAGGTCAAACTCCGCTTCGATGTAAGTGCTTTGGAAGATACTGTGCGGGAAGAGACATTGCTCCAACCCGACAATCCGGCATTTAAAACCGAATTAGAGGAACTTACAAAAGACTTAGCAATCTACGCATGGCAAGCAGATCCTTCGGCATGGCGACGCTTGTCATCACAGATTAATTACACCTCCGAAGGCGATTTTCTGCTCGAAAACTATGTCACTCCAACGCAAATGGAGAACGCAAGCGAACAGGAACTGGAAACTTCTGCTATCAGCATCAACCCGAATCTCACTCCTGCTGGAACTTGGATACTACTGTTTTTGGATTCCAATGAATACGAAGTGTTTCTCAAACGCAAGGGAGACCCACTCATCCAAAAACTTGATAAGCCCGGACAATTGGATAATCCGTTCAGGGAGGAAGGGTTCGGTTTGGAATTACGGATTCCAAGGAAAGAAAGCACACCGTTGGGAGTCAACTACACCTTTGAATTTGCGGATATTCTCGCTTTTAAAACCGATTATGATCCCGGAGGCGATGTTGTTCTCATCGAAACATGGAATGCCAATCTTGGCAATGGTAACGCCACGGTAAGCAGTCGACCTGGACCCAAAGGAGAATTTGCGATTGGCGATTGGTTTATCTTTTTTACCGATTCTGTCCGTTACGAACTCTATGATGCCTCTGCGGAACCTGTCCACCATCCAAACGGAGTCAAAGTCCGAGGTAAGGTGAATGAACCCCTTTATCTGAGCCATCTCGGATTGGATATCATCGTCACCGCAAGCTCTGAGAACTTTAATTTCGGTGATAAGGTGAAATTCAGTAGTGCCCGAACTGGAACGATAACGGCAGAGGTAAACAAGCTCACACAGTTCGCGCTTATGCGGAGCACCGATACCGAACCACCTACCTTCAGTATATGGGTGGACGGTATCCAACCGCAGACCGGCAGCGTGATTCCGCCACGCCCGAGTATCTCTATTGTGCTACAGGATGCCAACGGTATTGATACAGAATTCCTCACAATCGCCAGACAAAAGGACAGCGGTCCTCTTGAACCGATTACTGATTATGAGATCCGCACGCAGGGGGGTTTTCAAACGGTGCCGATTGACTATCAACCGATCCTCTTCCCGGGTGAGCACACCTTCAATATTACGGCACAGGATTTCAATGGGAACACCATCGGCGGCGACGAAGGGATTGTCACCTACAGATTTTTTGTCACTGAAGCCCCAGATCTTACGCCGCCCACTATTGACATTCGGGTTACTGCGCTCGGTACAGGTTCAACACGCGAACCCCTTGACGAACCTTTGATAGACGGCACAGTCCTTACAGAACAAGCTCGCTTCAAAATTACTCTAACCGATGATAGCGCGCTGGACGAAACCGCTTTTCATCTCAATTTCGGAAACGTGTATGAGACGCTTGAACCGTTGGACGTGAGCGATTACGCTGAAATCTTTGATCCCGCTGCTCCTACAAATGCCGCTATCACCTATGCTCCAGATCTTCCCAACGGTGAGTATCAGCTCCATATCACTGCTGCAGATACCAGTGAAAACACGGCGGAACTCGTTACGACTTTCACCTTAAATGAGGAAGTCACACTCAACGAGGTTTTTAATGTCCCGAATCCAACGGTTGATGGAAAGACCTTTTTCACCTATCACCTCGCACAGGCACCGGACTCTGTCACAATCAAAATTTACAGCGTTAACGGTAGACTGCTCCGGACGATTGTCGATGCCAGCGCGAATCGAGGGACCAATGAGACCCGTTGGGATGGGAGAGATGAAATCGGAATGCGGTGTGCCAATGGTGTATATCTGTATCGTGTCATCGCCCAGACAGGAGATGGAAACCGAATTGAACAGATCGGAAAACTCGCTATACTACGCTAAAAAGGCAAAAAGTGGAAGGTTGGAAAATTGGGGACCCCATCCTGCCATCCTTTCAACCAATTCGACGATAGGCATTTCTCTGAGGGCTAAAAGGATTTTTTGAAAAAAAATCCGACTGACCGCTGATGGTTATTGCAGTGGTGAGTAATCTGTCGGTTCAATGATCTTGGAACCCGCGACGTTTACCAAGGGACCGCCGACCTCCGTTAGGCGTTTCGCCTCTTGCCACGCGGGATCGGCAATGAATGCATCCCATGCACGTTGATAGTGTCCCAAATCTTCAAAAGCAAGCATATAGACAAGTTCCGTTGTCGTTGCCTCCCCAATAGCCGTTTCCCAAAATCCGATAACCTTCATTCCGTGCTTCTCGAATAGTGGAACAGTGATGTTTGCAAACCGGTCGTTCAGGTTTTTCATCTTTCCCGGTACAACCTGATAAGTGCGCAATTCATAAATCATATTTTTAATGTTCCTTGCGGTTCGTTCAAGCTGGTTTTACGAAGAACGTTCCTTTTCGTCTATCCAGCCCGGCCCGTTGGTTGGGCTTGCGTGCTTTTTCTAAAGAGTTCAAGATCCGTCTTTTTACTCTTTCTTTCTGAGTGAGATCCCCGCGTCTCAGTCTAATCTATCCATCACAAAATCCCGTATTTGTCATAAACCTCGCGCAGTGTCACGCCAGCACGGAGTTCATCACGAGTCCGATTTTCACCCACCACCTTTGCGAACGCAGCTTTAAGCACGTCTACCTCTACCGCTTGTGGGATAACAACAACACCGTCTGCATCACCGAATACAATATCGCCAGGATTAACCGTAACACCGCCACATTCAATCGGAACGTTATACGCGACGACATCGCCGCGTCCACTGGAATCAACAGGCGACACCCCTGTTGTAAACACCGGAAACCCCATTGCTAAAATCTGGCGAGCATCTCGGACAAACCCATCAATGATGGCACCTCTCGCGCCTCTTGCACGCGCCGCTGTTGAAAGGAGTTCTCCCCAAATACAGTTACGGGTGCTCTCGTTCGTAGAGCAGACGAATACATCGTCCTGTTTAAGGCTATCCACCGCTGCGATCTCCTGCTGATATGGCTTATCTGGAATATCGTAGACATCCACACACTGCACAGGCATCGCGCGACCGACGACAACTATCTCTGGATGAAGGGGACGGATAGTATGTCGCAGTGCCTGTTCGCGGTAACCGACTGCATCAAGTGCGTCCGAAATCACAGCAGCGTATAACTGCTCTTCCATCAAATCAAACAGTTCTGTGCCGTCCTGCCACTCAAAAGTTTTCATTTTCTAATAGTTGTCAGTCTTAACCATCAACTCGTGCTTTGCTGTCTTATATCAGAGTCGAGTTGATGGCTAAAGTTGTCAGTTGTCAGTTAAGAGAGGGTTTAGTTCAATCAGATTCCTCTTTAACCGATAACCGAAAACTGATAACTGATAACCGCTCCTCTAATAATTCTCGTAGCCTACCTCTTGAAGTCGCGCTGCTTTCTCTGCAACACCGTCACTCAATTTGTCTTTGTATGCTAACAATTTTGCTTCCAGTTCAGGAAAGACAGTCGCCAGAATTTGGACAGCGAAGAGTCCTGCGTTCCGAGCACCGCCAGATCCGATTGCCATCGTTCCGACCGGAATACCGGGAGGCATCTGAACTGTTGCATACAGCGCGTCAATGCCGTTGAGCGGTCCGCCGTCAATCGGGACCCCGAGGACCGGTAGTGTCGTATGTGCGGCGATGACCCCAGCGAGATGCGCTGCGCGTCCAGCACCTGCGATGATGACCTTTCCACCTTCTGCTTTAATTTTTTCTGTCCATGCGAGCGTTCGTTCCGGCGAACGGTGCGCAGAGGAGATCGTTATCTCGAATGGAACGTCGAATTCCTCTAAAACCTTTGCGGCTTCTGCCATTTTTTCTAAGTCGGAGTCGCTTCCCATGACGATACCGACAAGCGGAGTTTTCTGATCTTGAAGGGACATTTTTTAATTTTTCCTTGCGGTTCGTTTAGGACGGTTTCATGTTGGGCGTGCCTCTCCGCAGATTCGCCTGCACCGTTGTTGCAGGCTACGATTTATAGTATTACCAAGAACACAATCCTGCAAATCCTGTTTCAGACAACGCCTTCCTCGTATCCGTCTTGCCTATGGATAAATAATATGTGAATTTCTCTGAATAATAAGCGGTTCGGGTCCGCCTGCGGGGAATTGATTTGCCCACTCATTCGGATCATAATCACGGGTGACGAAACAGGCACGATGCACTGGGACAGCGTGCTTCAGTCCAATCCGTGTTGCCATTTTGACGCATCCATCGTAGAACGGAAATTCGCCTTCGGTCGGATGGTTTGTCAGAAACCCAACATCCGGTTTATATGCCGATACAGCTGAAATCAGCTCGTCGTGTTCAGCGAAATTGTTGATTGGATCGCCACTGAAATAGAGCGTTACGCCGTTGCTAACAATCACATAACCCAAGTGTGTGACATCGGGGGGTGCTATGTCAGCGGAGGCATCGCCTTCAGGGGGCTTGGCATAGACGGCATGGACGGTGAGGG
Above is a window of Candidatus Poribacteria bacterium DNA encoding:
- a CDS encoding NIPSNAP family protein, giving the protein MIYELRTYQVVPGKMKNLNDRFANITVPLFEKHGMKVIGFWETAIGEATTTELVYMLAFEDLGHYQRAWDAFIADPAWQEAKRLTEVGGPLVNVAGSKIIEPTDYSPLQ
- a CDS encoding RraA family protein — translated: MEEQLYAAVISDALDAVGYREQALRHTIRPLHPEIVVVGRAMPVQCVDVYDIPDKPYQQEIAAVDSLKQDDVFVCSTNESTRNCIWGELLSTAARARGARGAIIDGFVRDARQILAMGFPVFTTGVSPVDSSGRGDVVAYNVPIECGGVTVNPGDIVFGDADGVVVIPQAVEVDVLKAAFAKVVGENRTRDELRAGVTLREVYDKYGIL
- the purE gene encoding 5-(carboxyamino)imidazole ribonucleotide mutase, producing MSLQDQKTPLVGIVMGSDSDLEKMAEAAKVLEEFDVPFEITISSAHRSPERTLAWTEKIKAEGGKVIIAGAGRAAHLAGVIAAHTTLPVLGVPIDGGPLNGIDALYATVQMPPGIPVGTMAIGSGGARNAGLFAVQILATVFPELEAKLLAYKDKLSDGVAEKAARLQEVGYENY
- a CDS encoding MBL fold metallo-hydrolase, whose translation is MHPLVKLKVPDGSIAVHWFEQSSFALKGFDGTIVQIDPYFPRERPSDRFIHTEPPLDESALPTDFVLLTHAHGDHTCPESIRRIWETSDATRFVGPEESARQIAAETDVAVGHITEISAGESATLKKTLTVHAVYAKPPEGDASADIAPPDVTHLGYVIVSNGVTLYFSGDPINNFAEHDELISAVSAYKPDVGFLTNHPTEGEFPFYDGCVKMATRIGLKHAVPVHRACFVTRDYDPNEWANQFPAGGPEPLIIQRNSHIIYP